From one Synechococcus sp. WH 8016 genomic stretch:
- a CDS encoding TRAP transporter large permease subunit, with the protein MGWVLSFDPSAVLAPGMFLALILALLSGFPVAFCLGGIGVIFALLGMLSGEIEPQFVTALPQRILGIMGNFTLLAIPAFVFMGSMLESSGIAERLLESMGRLLGRVRGGLALAVVLVGSLLAATTGVVAATVTTMGMISLPAMLKAGYDKTLATGVIVASGTLGQIIPPSIVLVVLGDQLGISVGDLFMGALLPGLLMAAVFAIYVLIISAIKPELAPQLPQAELGATQPLQLVQSMLPPLSLILIVLGSIFFGIATPTEAGVIGAVGAILLAALNGGFSRKQLSNVCESTMRTTAMVMAILLGSTAFSLVFRGVGGDQLIADVLLNLPGGRVGFLVFSMLIIFLLGFFIDFFEIAFIAVPLLLPAARQLLGPDALIWFGVMIGANLQTSFLTPPFGFALFYLRGVAPQDVRTRDIYRGALPFVGLQVAVLALIIAVPGLVDWLPRLAAAMTPMPLT; encoded by the coding sequence ATGGGTTGGGTGCTGAGTTTCGACCCCTCAGCGGTCCTCGCACCCGGCATGTTTCTGGCCCTCATCCTGGCCCTGCTCAGTGGATTCCCTGTGGCCTTCTGCCTGGGGGGCATCGGCGTGATCTTCGCGTTGCTCGGGATGCTCAGCGGCGAAATCGAACCTCAATTCGTCACGGCGCTCCCCCAACGAATTCTGGGAATCATGGGCAACTTCACGTTGCTGGCGATCCCGGCCTTCGTGTTTATGGGATCGATGCTGGAAAGTTCAGGCATCGCTGAACGCTTGCTCGAGAGTATGGGTCGCCTGCTGGGACGCGTTCGCGGCGGACTGGCCCTCGCCGTCGTGCTCGTTGGCTCACTGCTTGCCGCCACCACCGGGGTGGTCGCTGCAACGGTCACCACCATGGGCATGATTTCCCTGCCGGCCATGTTGAAGGCTGGCTATGACAAAACTCTGGCCACGGGCGTGATCGTGGCTTCGGGCACCCTGGGCCAGATCATCCCTCCAAGCATCGTGCTGGTCGTGCTCGGCGATCAGTTGGGAATCTCCGTTGGAGACCTCTTCATGGGCGCCTTGCTTCCTGGCCTGCTGATGGCTGCGGTGTTTGCGATCTATGTGCTGATCATCAGTGCGATCAAGCCCGAACTCGCACCCCAGCTCCCTCAGGCTGAACTGGGCGCCACCCAGCCGCTGCAGCTGGTGCAATCGATGCTGCCGCCCTTGTCCTTAATCCTGATCGTGCTGGGGAGCATCTTTTTCGGCATCGCCACCCCAACGGAAGCGGGCGTGATTGGTGCGGTAGGCGCCATCCTTCTGGCCGCTCTCAATGGAGGCTTCAGCCGCAAGCAACTCTCCAACGTGTGCGAAAGCACGATGAGGACCACAGCCATGGTGATGGCGATCCTGCTGGGATCCACCGCCTTCAGCCTTGTTTTTCGAGGAGTCGGCGGCGATCAACTCATTGCTGATGTGCTCCTCAACCTCCCGGGAGGTCGGGTTGGATTCCTGGTGTTCAGCATGCTGATCATCTTTTTGCTCGGCTTCTTCATCGATTTCTTTGAAATCGCCTTCATTGCAGTGCCGTTGCTTTTACCAGCAGCGCGGCAGCTGCTGGGCCCCGATGCTCTGATCTGGTTTGGCGTGATGATCGGGGCCAATCTGCAAACGTCCTTTCTCACGCCACCCTTCGGATTCGCGCTCTTCTATCTCCGGGGCGTCGCCCCCCAGGACGTGAGAACCCGGGATATATATCGGGGGGCGTTGCCTTTCGTTGGCTTGCAGGTGGCGGTTTTGGCTTTGATCATCGCCGTGCCGGGCCTGGTGGACTGGTTACCGCGTCTTGCCGCTGCGATGACACCCATGCCGCTGACCTGA
- a CDS encoding SWIM zinc finger family protein translates to MSITPPGGINTSMSDDGLSQQPWWVEQWMELINSYRFKKRLERAWAYAREGHVTSIRFEGRRVHARVQGTDEDPYKVKLWLDVLKDEDWRYVLEALTMKARWSAQLLAGIMPADIERAFAASGRRLFPFKLQEVRSECSCPDKANPCKHISAVYFLMGERFSEDPFVLFQLRGRTRAKLLEDLAAHRLQALQTIAESANNEEEEPLALEASSSELNPPHPAVLDPTLWWRYDAGLDGDLVVITPAMEGDTGLDAAGELPLAEEPRFPEARPRFLQHLRDQGQAMAQQAMLEAMAAGK, encoded by the coding sequence ATGAGCATCACCCCACCAGGCGGCATCAACACATCGATGAGTGACGACGGTCTCTCCCAGCAACCCTGGTGGGTTGAGCAATGGATGGAGCTGATCAATTCCTACCGCTTCAAGAAGCGCTTGGAACGGGCTTGGGCCTACGCCCGTGAAGGTCATGTGACCTCCATTCGTTTTGAAGGCAGGCGGGTGCATGCCCGCGTTCAGGGCACCGACGAAGATCCCTACAAGGTGAAGCTCTGGCTCGACGTTCTCAAAGATGAGGATTGGCGCTATGTGCTCGAAGCGCTCACGATGAAAGCCCGCTGGTCCGCTCAACTCTTGGCCGGGATCATGCCAGCCGACATCGAACGGGCCTTTGCTGCCAGTGGTCGGCGTCTGTTCCCCTTCAAGCTTCAGGAAGTACGGAGCGAATGCAGCTGCCCTGATAAAGCGAACCCTTGTAAACACATCAGCGCCGTTTATTTCTTGATGGGTGAACGGTTCAGCGAAGATCCGTTTGTGTTGTTTCAGCTGCGTGGCCGCACGCGAGCCAAGCTGCTGGAAGACCTGGCCGCCCATCGCCTTCAGGCACTCCAAACGATTGCTGAGAGCGCCAACAACGAAGAGGAAGAACCGCTTGCGCTCGAGGCGAGCAGCAGCGAACTCAATCCTCCCCATCCTGCGGTTCTGGATCCAACGCTCTGGTGGCGCTACGACGCTGGCCTCGACGGAGACCTGGTGGTGATCACCCCGGCCATGGAAGGGGACACGGGACTGGACGCGGCGGGAGAACTGCCTCTGGCAGAAGAGCCCCGCTTCCCGGAGGCCCGCCCCCGTTTCTTGCAGCACCTGCGCGACCAGGGCCAAGCCATGGCGCAACAGGCCATGTTGGAGGCGATGGCAGCGGGGAAATAG
- a CDS encoding MEKHLA domain-containing protein: MTVMIPSTSAPWLRPETQALSQRLLISYQRAFAQHLLVCDQDVQFQRTAAQELFASPMAVLAHDHRADPLLTYANSTALRLWGHRWQTMVGMPSRLTAEESARRERASALQQAHQRAGFRGYCGIRINHEGRRFMIQNAQIWPLWDDNNDVCGQAAAFSSWWWL; this comes from the coding sequence ATGACGGTCATGATTCCAAGCACCAGCGCTCCCTGGTTGAGACCCGAGACCCAGGCGTTAAGCCAGCGCTTGCTGATCTCCTATCAACGGGCTTTTGCGCAACATCTCCTGGTGTGTGATCAGGACGTCCAGTTCCAGCGCACAGCAGCGCAAGAGCTGTTCGCGAGTCCCATGGCCGTCCTAGCCCATGACCACAGGGCTGACCCGTTGCTGACCTATGCCAACAGCACAGCTCTGCGGCTCTGGGGGCACCGTTGGCAGACCATGGTGGGCATGCCCTCCCGGCTGACGGCTGAAGAGAGTGCGCGACGCGAGCGTGCAAGCGCCCTTCAGCAAGCCCATCAACGCGCTGGCTTCAGAGGCTATTGCGGAATCCGAATCAATCATGAGGGCCGGCGTTTCATGATTCAAAACGCTCAGATTTGGCCCCTATGGGATGACAACAATGACGTCTGCGGTCAGGCCGCTGCTTTTTCCAGCTGGTGGTGGCTGTAA
- a CDS encoding TRAP transporter substrate-binding protein — protein MQRRQLLRSGGQAATAAAAAAALSACTIRRAEETRASGLPQVRWRMATSWPVSLDTIYGGAVTICQRVEAMSGGAFRIEPFAAGEIVPGLEVLDAVQARSVECGHTASYYYIGKNPAFAFGTAVPFGLSAQQQNTWLYYGGGNEDMNALFADFGAISFPAGNTGGQLGGWFKKPIQNLASLQGLKMRIPGLGGKVMAKLGVNVQVLPGGEIYLALERGTIDAAEFTGPYDDEKLGLAKAAKHYYYPGWWEPGPTLMALVNRKAWSDLPKEYQAMFSTACYEANLGMLSDYEWRNSEALQRITRQGIKLERYSDDILKAARSASSEIFQELADADAGFKALLERWRLFRRDTRSWNTINELPLAEFDASSEGDQPGEQR, from the coding sequence ATGCAACGACGGCAGCTGCTTCGCAGCGGTGGTCAGGCGGCAACGGCAGCTGCAGCGGCCGCAGCTTTGAGTGCCTGCACCATCCGCCGAGCGGAAGAGACGCGCGCAAGCGGCCTCCCTCAAGTGCGCTGGCGCATGGCCACCAGCTGGCCTGTCTCCCTCGACACCATCTATGGGGGGGCCGTCACCATCTGCCAACGCGTCGAGGCGATGAGTGGTGGAGCCTTCCGAATTGAACCTTTTGCTGCGGGCGAAATCGTCCCCGGCCTGGAAGTGCTGGATGCCGTTCAAGCCCGTTCCGTGGAATGCGGCCACACCGCCAGCTACTACTACATCGGCAAAAACCCAGCCTTTGCCTTTGGAACCGCCGTGCCGTTTGGCTTGTCTGCCCAACAGCAAAACACCTGGCTTTATTACGGCGGCGGCAACGAAGACATGAATGCCCTGTTTGCGGATTTCGGAGCGATCAGTTTCCCGGCCGGGAACACGGGCGGACAACTGGGAGGGTGGTTTAAAAAACCGATCCAAAATCTTGCATCTCTCCAGGGCTTGAAGATGCGTATCCCCGGGCTAGGGGGAAAGGTGATGGCCAAATTGGGCGTGAATGTCCAGGTGCTTCCTGGTGGAGAGATTTACCTGGCTCTCGAGCGGGGCACGATCGATGCCGCCGAATTCACCGGCCCCTATGACGATGAAAAGCTTGGCTTGGCAAAAGCCGCAAAGCACTATTACTACCCCGGTTGGTGGGAGCCGGGTCCAACGCTGATGGCGCTGGTTAACCGCAAAGCCTGGTCCGACCTCCCCAAGGAGTATCAAGCCATGTTCAGCACGGCCTGCTACGAAGCCAACTTGGGGATGTTGAGCGATTACGAATGGCGAAACAGCGAAGCCTTGCAACGCATCACCCGCCAAGGCATCAAGCTCGAGCGCTACAGCGACGACATTCTCAAAGCCGCCCGTAGCGCTAGCTCAGAGATCTTCCAGGAGCTCGCCGATGCCGATGCAGGGTTTAAAGCGCTGCTCGAGCGCTGGCGCCTGTTCCGCCGAGACACCAGAAGCTGGAACACCATCAATGAGTTGCCGCTCGCTGAATTTGATGCCAGCAGCGAGGGCGATCAACCAGGAGAGCAGCGATGA
- a CDS encoding TRAP transporter small permease subunit → MNGRLAGLVRMLDGINAAAAWVARWSVLLMLAIGFWNVVGRYVGSAIGVNLSSNGLIEAQWYLFDLIFLLGLGWTLQKNGHVRVDVLQSRWSARRRDRQELRSLLLLLLPFAFGVMALSMAPALRAWSIGEMSPDPGGLPRTWLKSLIPVGFLLLGLQGVAESLRLRWKLMHGDEPSDDQHPAQGDKGL, encoded by the coding sequence ATGAACGGTCGCTTGGCAGGTCTGGTGCGCATGCTCGACGGAATCAATGCTGCTGCCGCCTGGGTTGCGCGCTGGTCGGTCTTGCTGATGCTCGCGATCGGCTTCTGGAATGTGGTGGGCCGCTATGTGGGATCAGCGATCGGGGTCAACCTGAGCAGCAACGGGCTGATCGAAGCCCAGTGGTATTTATTCGATCTCATTTTCTTGCTCGGACTGGGCTGGACGCTGCAAAAAAACGGCCACGTTCGCGTTGATGTGCTGCAAAGCCGCTGGAGCGCCCGCCGCCGAGATCGTCAAGAACTCCGTTCTTTGCTCCTGTTATTGCTGCCATTTGCCTTTGGGGTGATGGCCCTCTCGATGGCACCGGCGCTGCGAGCTTGGAGCATTGGAGAGATGTCTCCCGATCCTGGTGGGTTACCTCGCACCTGGCTGAAGTCGCTGATCCCAGTGGGGTTTCTATTGCTGGGTCTCCAGGGAGTGGCGGAATCCTTGCGGCTGCGCTGGAAGCTGATGCACGGGGATGAGCCATCCGATGACCAGCACCCAGCTCAGGGAGACAAGGGCCTGTGA
- a CDS encoding Hsp20/alpha crystallin family protein: protein MITLRTSPFDLLDRLEQQVSQAERVPAAEVIETNASYTVRLELPGVDRESIDVKATDRSLVISAERPPTIPAAAKPTPAEANAEDNADANADAEADAQQLLSEFRTGTWSRSFRFAKPLDRDQLEASYRDGILEIRAAKSDNRTTVSVKVES from the coding sequence ATGATCACCCTTCGCACATCACCCTTCGATTTACTGGATCGCCTTGAGCAGCAAGTTTCACAAGCTGAGCGCGTTCCTGCTGCTGAGGTCATCGAAACCAACGCCAGCTACACCGTGCGGCTGGAACTACCAGGCGTCGACCGTGAGTCCATTGATGTCAAAGCCACGGATCGTTCGCTGGTGATCAGCGCTGAACGACCACCAACCATTCCCGCGGCAGCCAAGCCAACCCCGGCCGAAGCAAACGCTGAAGACAATGCAGACGCAAACGCAGATGCAGAAGCAGACGCGCAGCAATTGCTGAGTGAGTTCAGAACCGGAACATGGAGCCGCAGTTTTCGTTTCGCCAAGCCGCTCGATCGCGACCAATTAGAAGCCTCCTATCGCGACGGCATTCTTGAGATCAGGGCCGCAAAAAGCGACAACCGCACCACCGTGTCGGTGAAGGTGGAAAGCTGA
- a CDS encoding DEAD/DEAH box helicase produces the protein MSLLHATWLPAIRTPSSSGRAALLVWADTWRVAEPAGPTTTPALHPFTLSPDDLRALLTERDLLPDGIIDATACLTLPSRSVKPRKKRGTETSSTEEPGWTGLPLQAGEPIPKQTEWWPWQVQGLAIEPMAATAWLSSLPLSGRHPDLADELRWWSHMQRWSLSLVARSRWLPQVELSKGEGYPHRARWVPLLNREEDRRRLEDLASGLPLVATCALPWREPTGKRSNRITRLRPEAMRAANPVACCRPRSGRLRVATLLADLMDAQLRKGFTPDHDGLDPLLRAWEEALSSETGVIQLNDEETERLATASNHWREGVAGNVAAARACLELATPADDEELWPLRFFLQAEADPTLKLPAGAAWAAGPSGLQLGEVKVDHPSEVLLEGMGRALTVFQPIERGLDSATPESMQLTPAEAFVLVRTAARQLRDVGVGVDLPPSLSGGLASRLGLAIQAELSERSRGFTLGENLDWSWELMIGGVTLTLRELERLAGKRSPLVRHKGAWIELRPNDLKNAERFCAANPDLSLDDALRLTATEGDTMMRLPVHQFDAGPRLQAVLEQYHQQKAPDPLPAPEGFSGQLRPYQERGLGWLAFLHRFDQGACLADDMGLGKTIQLLAFLQHLKAENELKRSVLLIAPTSVLTNWKREATAFTPELKVHEHYGPKRPSTPAALKKALNDVDLVLTSYGLLQRDSELLESHDWQGLVIDEAQAIKNPSAKQSQAARDLARPKKNSRFRIALTGTPVENRVSELWALMDFLNPRVLGEEEFFRHRYRMPIERYGDLSSLRDLKARVGPFILRRLKTDKAIISDLPEKVELSEWVGLSKEQKSLYAKTVEDTLDAIARAPRGKRHGQVLGLLTKLKQICNHPALALKEQGASEDFLKRSVKLQRLEEILDEVVEAGDRALLFTQFAEWGKLLQDYLQRRWRSEVPFLSGSTSKTERQAMVDRFQEDPRGPQLFLLSLKAGGVGLNLTRASHVFHIDRWWNPAVENQATDRAYRIGQTNRVMVHKFITSGSVEEKIDRMIREKSRLAEDIIGSGEDWLGGLEMGQLKELVSLEDTST, from the coding sequence ATGAGCCTGCTGCACGCCACCTGGCTTCCGGCCATTCGTACTCCTAGCAGCTCTGGACGAGCTGCCCTTTTGGTGTGGGCTGACACCTGGCGCGTTGCCGAGCCTGCTGGCCCAACGACGACCCCTGCGCTTCATCCCTTCACCCTCAGCCCAGACGATCTCCGTGCCTTGCTAACGGAACGGGATCTCTTGCCCGACGGCATCATTGATGCCACGGCGTGTCTCACCCTGCCGAGCCGCAGCGTGAAGCCCCGAAAGAAGCGCGGAACAGAGACCAGCAGCACTGAAGAACCGGGCTGGACAGGCCTCCCCTTGCAAGCTGGAGAACCCATCCCCAAACAAACAGAGTGGTGGCCTTGGCAGGTGCAGGGCCTGGCGATTGAGCCGATGGCCGCCACCGCCTGGCTCTCCAGTCTTCCTCTTTCCGGACGACATCCGGATCTGGCTGATGAGTTGCGCTGGTGGAGTCACATGCAGCGTTGGTCCCTCAGCCTCGTCGCCCGCAGCCGCTGGCTGCCGCAGGTGGAGCTGAGCAAGGGCGAGGGCTATCCCCATCGCGCCCGCTGGGTGCCACTCCTGAACCGGGAAGAGGACCGGCGCCGTCTTGAGGACCTGGCCTCAGGACTCCCTCTCGTTGCCACCTGTGCCTTGCCTTGGCGAGAACCCACCGGCAAACGCAGCAACCGAATCACCAGGCTCAGACCAGAAGCCATGCGCGCCGCGAATCCAGTGGCTTGCTGCCGGCCGCGCAGCGGACGACTCCGGGTTGCCACGCTGTTGGCCGACCTGATGGACGCGCAACTGCGCAAAGGCTTCACCCCTGACCATGACGGATTGGATCCCCTGCTCCGCGCCTGGGAGGAGGCCTTGAGCTCAGAGACGGGGGTGATTCAACTCAATGATGAGGAGACCGAACGCTTAGCCACCGCCAGCAATCATTGGCGTGAAGGGGTGGCTGGAAATGTGGCAGCAGCCCGTGCCTGCTTGGAACTAGCAACACCAGCGGACGATGAGGAGCTCTGGCCACTGCGCTTCTTTCTGCAAGCGGAAGCTGACCCAACCCTCAAGCTGCCCGCGGGGGCGGCCTGGGCGGCAGGCCCCAGCGGTCTACAGCTTGGGGAAGTCAAGGTGGATCACCCCAGCGAAGTCTTGCTCGAGGGCATGGGCCGAGCACTGACCGTGTTCCAGCCGATTGAGCGCGGATTGGATAGCGCCACACCAGAGAGCATGCAGCTCACACCCGCTGAAGCGTTTGTTTTGGTGCGCACAGCAGCCAGACAACTGCGGGATGTGGGTGTTGGCGTTGACCTACCACCAAGCCTCTCGGGAGGGTTGGCCAGCCGGCTTGGCCTCGCCATCCAGGCAGAGCTCTCGGAGCGCTCGCGAGGCTTCACGCTCGGTGAAAATCTCGACTGGAGTTGGGAGCTGATGATCGGCGGGGTGACGCTGACCTTGCGCGAGCTTGAGCGACTGGCGGGAAAGCGCAGCCCTCTGGTGCGTCACAAAGGGGCTTGGATCGAACTACGCCCCAATGACCTCAAAAATGCTGAGCGCTTCTGCGCCGCCAATCCAGACCTAAGCCTCGACGACGCGCTTCGGCTCACCGCCACCGAGGGCGACACGATGATGCGCCTGCCGGTGCATCAATTTGATGCCGGTCCGCGGCTGCAAGCCGTGCTGGAGCAATACCACCAGCAAAAAGCGCCAGACCCCCTCCCCGCCCCCGAAGGATTTTCAGGTCAACTCAGGCCCTACCAAGAACGAGGGCTCGGCTGGCTTGCCTTCCTGCATCGTTTCGACCAAGGCGCCTGCTTGGCCGATGACATGGGCCTCGGCAAAACCATCCAACTGCTGGCCTTTCTGCAACACCTCAAGGCAGAAAACGAGCTCAAGCGATCGGTGCTTTTGATTGCACCCACATCCGTGCTCACCAACTGGAAGCGTGAGGCAACAGCGTTCACCCCCGAGCTCAAGGTGCATGAGCACTACGGTCCAAAACGCCCCAGCACCCCAGCAGCCCTGAAGAAGGCGCTGAATGATGTGGATCTCGTGCTCACCAGCTACGGCCTGTTGCAACGCGACAGCGAACTGCTGGAAAGCCACGATTGGCAGGGTCTCGTCATCGATGAAGCGCAGGCGATTAAGAACCCATCCGCGAAACAAAGCCAAGCCGCCCGTGACCTGGCCCGTCCGAAAAAGAACAGCCGTTTTCGGATCGCTCTCACCGGTACACCTGTCGAAAACCGGGTCAGTGAGCTCTGGGCCCTGATGGACTTTCTCAACCCACGGGTGCTGGGAGAAGAGGAATTCTTCCGACATCGCTACCGCATGCCGATTGAGCGTTACGGAGACCTGTCATCGCTGCGCGACCTCAAAGCCCGGGTGGGACCGTTCATCCTCAGACGCCTGAAAACCGACAAAGCGATCATCTCGGATCTGCCCGAGAAGGTGGAATTGAGCGAATGGGTGGGTCTGAGCAAAGAGCAGAAGTCGCTGTATGCGAAAACCGTTGAAGACACCTTGGATGCCATTGCCCGCGCCCCTCGCGGCAAACGTCATGGTCAGGTGTTGGGGCTGCTCACCAAGCTCAAGCAGATCTGTAACCACCCGGCCCTTGCCCTCAAGGAACAGGGCGCCAGCGAGGATTTCCTCAAGCGGTCCGTGAAGCTCCAGCGCCTCGAAGAAATTCTTGACGAGGTGGTTGAAGCAGGGGATCGAGCCTTGCTGTTTACCCAGTTCGCGGAATGGGGCAAGTTGCTCCAGGATTATTTACAGCGACGCTGGCGCAGTGAAGTGCCCTTCCTCAGCGGCAGCACCAGCAAAACGGAGCGGCAAGCCATGGTGGATCGCTTCCAGGAGGATCCGCGCGGGCCGCAGCTTTTCCTGCTGTCACTCAAAGCTGGCGGCGTCGGCCTCAACCTCACACGCGCCAGCCACGTCTTTCACATCGACCGCTGGTGGAACCCCGCCGTTGAAAATCAAGCCACAGACCGTGCGTATCGCATCGGACAAACGAACCGGGTGATGGTGCATAAGTTCATTACCAGCGGCTCCGTCGAAGAGAAAATTGACCGGATGATCCGCGAGAAATCAAGGCTGGCTGAAGACATCATTGGCTCCGGCGAAGACTGGCTTGGAGGCCTTGAGATGGGACAACTCAAAGAGCTCGTGAGCCTGGAGGACACCTCAACATGA
- a CDS encoding NRAMP family divalent metal transporter, whose protein sequence is MATSASRSAAGLRRSLGPGILMAGACIGGSHLMSSTTAGARFGFALLGLILLTNLVKYPFLRVGTRFTAVTGLTLLEGFQRRNRFYLPLYLLVSLVTGTLTIAAVSFVAGLLLTNVPLLANFNTFGLAIAVLTVSGLILLLGHYRALDRLSKVLVVLLTILSGVAAATLLLRGSVGDVAATWVGTTPSPWTAANLAFLIPLMGWMPGPVEMCVWPSLWMFSRAQDSQHSASLKEAEFDFNLGYAVTVVTAVFFVILGAYTMYGTGEGMFAGSGVSFAQNLIRLYTEAMGGWAAWVIVPAAFAAMFSTTLTCLDAYPRSISAIQGLLQGSDRGDLASAPQQRRLSVWLVLHLFAALVALLFAFSGGIGVKDFVFGAMTGSFLTAPLFAWMAMDTMNSDLVAVEHRDGPAMKGLTWFGLAFLTGFSLLFIGWSAFGWGA, encoded by the coding sequence ATGGCTACCTCCGCCTCCCGTTCGGCAGCCGGTCTAAGGCGGAGTTTGGGGCCGGGGATTTTGATGGCGGGGGCTTGCATTGGCGGGTCTCACTTGATGTCGTCAACCACGGCTGGAGCCCGGTTTGGCTTCGCGTTGTTGGGCCTGATCCTGCTCACCAATTTGGTGAAGTATCCATTCCTGCGGGTGGGCACGCGCTTTACCGCGGTGACTGGATTGACGTTGTTGGAGGGGTTTCAGCGCCGTAATCGCTTCTATCTCCCGCTGTATCTCCTGGTCAGTTTGGTGACTGGAACGCTCACGATTGCGGCAGTCAGCTTTGTGGCTGGGCTCTTGCTGACCAATGTGCCGCTTTTGGCGAATTTCAATACGTTCGGCTTGGCCATCGCCGTGCTGACGGTGAGTGGCTTAATCCTTCTGCTGGGGCACTACCGGGCGCTGGATCGTCTTTCGAAAGTGCTGGTTGTTCTGTTGACCATTCTTTCCGGCGTGGCCGCGGCAACCCTGTTGTTGCGCGGTTCTGTTGGGGATGTGGCAGCCACCTGGGTGGGCACGACTCCCTCTCCCTGGACAGCCGCAAACCTGGCCTTCCTGATCCCCTTGATGGGTTGGATGCCTGGTCCGGTGGAGATGTGTGTTTGGCCGTCGTTGTGGATGTTCTCCCGCGCGCAAGACAGCCAGCATTCGGCGTCGTTGAAGGAGGCTGAATTTGATTTCAACCTTGGCTATGCGGTCACGGTGGTGACGGCCGTCTTCTTTGTGATTTTGGGGGCTTACACGATGTATGGCACCGGTGAGGGAATGTTCGCCGGTAGTGGGGTGTCTTTTGCTCAGAACCTCATCCGTCTCTACACCGAAGCGATGGGTGGCTGGGCTGCTTGGGTGATTGTGCCGGCGGCCTTTGCGGCGATGTTTAGTACCACGCTCACCTGTTTGGATGCGTACCCGCGCAGTATTTCAGCGATCCAAGGGTTGCTGCAGGGCTCCGATCGCGGCGATTTGGCCTCAGCTCCTCAGCAGCGTCGGCTGTCTGTGTGGCTGGTGCTGCATCTCTTCGCTGCTTTGGTGGCCTTGCTGTTTGCCTTCAGTGGGGGGATTGGAGTGAAAGATTTCGTCTTCGGTGCGATGACCGGAAGCTTTTTGACAGCTCCCTTGTTTGCCTGGATGGCGATGGACACGATGAACAGTGACTTGGTGGCTGTAGAGCACCGCGATGGTCCCGCTATGAAAGGGCTCACTTGGTTTGGATTGGCCTTTTTGACAGGCTTCAGCTTGCTGTTTATCGGTTGGTCGGCGTTTGGTTGGGGCGCCTGA